aaaaaaaaaaaaattgaaatgaatgaaatgaaataaaataaaataaatttatataatttgtacaGAATTCACTAAATGTGTTATCCATTtttgaaatgaaaaaagtacAACTTTTAAGAGAAATCAAACAtgtatttaacaaaatatattgcaTAATGGTCTTCAACGTTAGCtgtgaaaatttttataaaaccaataaatgaaaataaaaaaaaaaatctgcAGGATTGAAAAAACAGAGTTGCTAACTTTTTCTAACACtcgtaataaaaattaaattttccaagaataaaaaaaaaaagtcttatataaaaaaggtgaataagttataataaataaatatatatatatatatgtatatattatatatatataatttaggaagaaaaatatagttaCACTTgcaactttttaaatttctatTTCATCGCAAAATGCATACACAACATAAAagaataacatatatataagaacaaaattttattttgctacttaatcgtttttcttttttctttttttttatttttttattttttgtaattttcaCTGCATTTAATCCCCAAAAAATGTATACTACTAGCTTGAATTAAGCaatttaataaagaaaattaaacGCGCAGTCTCATATGcaatataaaattcatacGAAGTATGGATTAAAgtcaacaaaaaaaaaaaaaaacaatataaatcCCTCTTATTTTGTAGTACAGATAAATAGAACTACTGTTGTAAACATTTTAAcgatgaaatataaaatatttaaaatacaatacttgaaaatacgtatataatatattatatatgaaccTATGAATtacatgtataatatatattcatactaTAATAATACGTAATTGCTGCTCAtgatataagtatatatttacattgcatcctatcctttttttttttttttgtcgcTGTATGGGATgttcttaaaaattaatatagaattaaacataaacgcatatataattaatgaatatatataatacactATTAATGTAACAGAGGAAATGGTTAGGCCTGAGTATGCTTCACCCCCCGATATTGTAAATTTGAattaaagaacaaaatattatacatttagCATGTTCATAACGTGCATAcctgtgcatatatacatacatgtacatatatatatatatatccgaAGTAacattatttcatattacaTTACACCGTTCTCTGCAGTTTTACAACGAAGatgaagcaaaaaaatacattaggAATTCGAGAATTAGAAATATACAGGCTCAAATGACTGAGAGAGCAATGGAGCTCCTTCTACTACCAGATGTACGtgaaaaatgttaaatttgAGTAATTAaagattataattatataaaatgacaaaagtgacaatttatttatttattattattttttttttcttcttccaaAGTCCCCATGTTTATTATTAGATATTGGATGTGGGTCAGGATTAAGTGGAATAACTCTAAATGAGTCGGATCATTTTTGGATAGGAATAGACATTAGCATTCATATGATAAGTAAGTTTAACTTTTATCCCTTCGTTcctttaaattatattacaatGTGACAAGcgataatatttatatatgtacatattcacatttacatttacataatatactttttctcttttccaGAAGCAGGTTTGCAAAATGAAGCCCACCTTGGTGGAGACATGCTTTTAGCAGACATGGgaaaatgtaattatttttatatgcctatatatatatatgtatatatttatttatttatatacactaAAAAATACGATTTAAATATGGTATGATGGACtctgaatatttttatatttgaattatatCTCATTATCCGTGCTAGTTTCTTTGAAGTAACAAGTTGGTACTTCTAGAAGTGActattttatgaaaacaGATGTCGCAtttaatttaacttttttagtgcatttattttattattttactttttttttttttttgtgacgAATTAGTGATGAGGTTCCAATCTAACATTTTTGATGGAGTAGTCAGGTAGttaaataatcattttatttattctattatttttttttttttatttttgacaCATTTAGTAACTCACGTTGTtcagaatatatatactagtatgtacatatatataaaacgttgtaatcattattttgaatacataatatttatatactaatGTATTAATGCTTTTCTGTAGTATATCTGCGTTACAGTGGTTGTGCAACTGGgataaaaaagaggaaagaCCAATCTCCAGAatgataacattttttaagtgGTTATGTGTCTGTCTAAAAAAAGGAGCCAGAGctgttaaatataaaatccctaaaaaaaaaaaagaaagaaaaatatgtatatgaaaatacatgaatatatatatatatatatatgtatatattatgactTATTTGAATTTTCCTTGACGCTTTGTTTATTGACCATGTATAGAGATagttatacatacatttttcgATATAAAAACacaatgaaaataattagtAATTAGACTTAAAATTAtgatatcattttttttttttattaacatatgtgtttataggtatttcaattttatcCTGACTCAGCAGAACAAATAGAAGCACTCACAAAATTTGCGATGAGGGCTGGCTTTGGAGGCGGTGTTGTTGTTGACTATCCAAATTCGACAAAATccaaaaagtaaatatttgaGAAATTACAGTATAatgaatgtttttttatttttttttttcattatattttttattatattttttttattattttttttttttttatattttttattatatatttttttcttgctATCACGTTCCCTTTAATTTGTGTTTCCATTTGTACAGAAGTTACGTACGGTTAATTCCGTTTTAATAtctctcattttttttatttcatgttCAATTTATTCCTTAGATATTACTTGTGTTTATGGGAAGGATCATCGATGGTTTCACATCCTCCCAATCAAATAGAATATGAGGAAGATGAAGTTATTTCGTTGGAAAGGAGAAGGTAAAAAACgtgaataaacaaataagcaaacaaaaataatgcatacgcatatatgtatatgtctATGTGCATATGCATTTTTGTATATGAGCCTTAATTACACACTTTGCAAAGAATGAATCCATTAAAGAaacatatgatatatatatctaaccCTGGAAACATTTTCGTATGTTTTTATGTAGTCATAATAAGAAAGCAAAGAAgcaaattaagaaaaataaagagtggattatgaagaaaaaggaacaaaGAAGAATGAAA
The window above is part of the Plasmodium malariae genome assembly, chromosome: 10 genome. Proteins encoded here:
- the PmUG01_10022300 gene encoding S-adenosylmethionine-dependent methyltransferase, putative, which encodes MVRPEYASPPDIFYNEDEAKKYIRNSRIRNIQAQMTERAMELLLLPDSPCLLLDIGCGSGLSGITLNESDHFWIGIDISIHMIKAGLQNEAHLGGDMLLADMGKLMRFQSNIFDGVVSISALQWLCNWDKKEERPISRMITFFKWLCVCLKKGARAVFQFYPDSAEQIEALTKFAMRAGFGGGVVVDYPNSTKSKKYYLCLWEGSSMVSHPPNQIEYEEDEVISLERRSHNKKAKKQIKKNKEWIMKKKEQRRMKGLHVKRDSKYTGRKRKGRF